In Thermococcus stetteri, the following proteins share a genomic window:
- a CDS encoding diphthine--ammonia ligase yields the protein MRVAVLYSGGKDSNYALYWALRQGFEVKYLVSMVSENHESYMYHVPNIHLTELQARAVGIPLVKGFTSGEKEKEVEDMKAVLEGLKIDGVVAGALASEYQKKRVDRVVRELGIESFAPAWHRDPVDYMREIISIFDVVVVGTAAYGLDQSWLGRRIDEMALEELIRLHEKYKLHVAGEGGEFETFVRDAPFFRARVVFDEVERKWDECTYSGVLEVKRAHLEPKE from the coding sequence ATGCGCGTTGCGGTGCTGTATTCCGGCGGGAAGGACTCGAACTACGCCCTTTACTGGGCGCTCAGGCAGGGGTTTGAAGTGAAGTATCTCGTCTCAATGGTGAGCGAGAACCACGAGAGCTATATGTACCACGTCCCGAACATACACCTCACCGAGCTCCAGGCTAGGGCGGTGGGAATCCCCCTCGTCAAGGGCTTCACCTCCGGAGAGAAGGAGAAAGAAGTCGAGGACATGAAGGCCGTCCTTGAGGGGCTGAAAATTGATGGGGTCGTCGCTGGAGCCCTGGCCAGCGAGTACCAGAAGAAGAGGGTGGACAGGGTTGTGAGGGAGCTCGGGATTGAGAGCTTCGCCCCAGCCTGGCACAGGGATCCGGTTGATTATATGAGGGAAATCATAAGCATCTTTGACGTGGTCGTAGTTGGAACCGCTGCTTACGGCCTTGACCAGAGCTGGCTCGGAAGGAGGATAGACGAGATGGCCCTGGAAGAGCTTATAAGACTCCACGAGAAGTACAAACTTCACGTTGCAGGTGAAGGCGGCGAGTTCGAGACCTTCGTGAGGGACGCCCCATTCTTCAGGGCGAGGGTGGTCTTCGACGAGGTCGAGAGGAAGTGGGACGAGTGCACCTATTCAGGCGTGCTTGAGGTAAAGAGGGCCCACCTTGAACCAAAAGAGTAA
- a CDS encoding acetate--CoA ligase family protein yields the protein MDFDYFFKPKGIAVIGASNDPLKLGYEVFKNLKKYRDGRVYPVNVKDEEVQGVKAYKNIKDIPGEVDMAVIVVPKRFVKQAIIDAGEKGVKGAVIITAGFGETGEEGKREERELVEIAHKYGMRLIGPNCVGVMNTHNDMNATFIMDAKKGSIAFISQSGALGAGIVYKTVKEGIGFSKFVSIGNMADVDFSELMEYLADTEEDKAIALYIEGLKDGRKFIDVAKRVTKKKPVIALKAGRSESGARAASSHTGSLAGSWKIYEAAFKQSGVLVADTIDDMLSMARAFTQPLPKGKRVAIMTNAGGPGVLTADAIDRKGLKLANLEEKTIEELRSFLPPMAAVKNPVDMIASARGEDYYRTAKLLLEDPNVDMLIAICVVPTFAGMTPTEHAEGVIKAVKEVNNGKPVLGLFMAGYVSEKAKELLEANGIPSYERPEDVAAGAYALVQQAKNVGLPRED from the coding sequence ATGGACTTTGACTACTTCTTCAAGCCGAAGGGGATAGCGGTCATAGGGGCATCAAACGACCCGCTCAAGCTGGGCTACGAGGTCTTCAAGAACCTCAAGAAGTACAGGGACGGAAGGGTTTACCCGGTCAACGTCAAGGACGAGGAAGTTCAGGGAGTTAAGGCTTACAAGAACATCAAGGACATCCCGGGAGAAGTTGATATGGCGGTCATCGTCGTGCCCAAGAGGTTCGTCAAGCAAGCGATAATAGACGCCGGCGAGAAGGGCGTTAAGGGCGCCGTCATCATAACTGCCGGCTTCGGCGAGACCGGCGAGGAGGGCAAGAGGGAAGAGAGAGAATTAGTTGAGATCGCCCACAAGTACGGCATGAGGCTCATCGGACCGAACTGCGTGGGAGTGATGAACACCCACAACGACATGAACGCCACCTTTATCATGGACGCCAAGAAGGGAAGCATAGCCTTCATCAGCCAGAGCGGTGCCCTCGGAGCTGGAATAGTCTACAAGACCGTTAAGGAGGGAATAGGCTTCTCCAAGTTCGTCAGCATAGGGAACATGGCCGATGTGGACTTCTCAGAGCTCATGGAGTACCTCGCTGATACTGAAGAGGACAAAGCCATAGCTCTCTACATCGAGGGCCTCAAGGACGGCAGGAAGTTCATCGACGTTGCAAAGAGGGTCACAAAGAAGAAGCCCGTCATAGCGCTAAAGGCTGGCAGGAGCGAGAGCGGTGCGAGGGCGGCATCATCTCACACAGGTTCTCTAGCAGGAAGCTGGAAGATCTACGAGGCGGCCTTCAAGCAGAGCGGCGTCTTGGTGGCTGATACAATTGACGACATGCTCAGCATGGCGAGGGCATTCACCCAGCCGCTTCCAAAGGGTAAGAGAGTAGCCATAATGACCAACGCCGGCGGCCCAGGGGTTCTCACCGCTGATGCCATAGACAGGAAAGGCCTCAAGCTGGCCAACCTTGAGGAGAAGACCATCGAGGAGCTCCGCTCCTTCCTTCCGCCGATGGCGGCTGTGAAGAACCCGGTGGACATGATAGCCTCTGCCCGCGGAGAGGACTACTACAGGACTGCCAAGCTCCTGCTTGAAGATCCTAACGTTGACATGCTGATAGCAATCTGCGTCGTCCCGACCTTTGCGGGAATGACGCCGACTGAGCACGCCGAGGGCGTCATCAAAGCTGTAAAAGAGGTCAACAACGGCAAGCCCGTCCTCGGCCTCTTCATGGCGGGATACGTCAGTGAGAAGGCTAAGGAGCTTCTTGAGGCAAACGGAATCCCGAGCTATGAGAGGCCCGAGGATGTTGCCGCTGGAGCCTATGCCCTCGTCCAGCAGGCGAAGAACGTTGGCTTGCCGAGGGAAGATTGA
- a CDS encoding indolepyruvate oxidoreductase subunit beta — protein MKEYNIVITGVGGQGILTAANLLGWAALGAGYKVRVGEVHGMSQRFGSVIAYVRFGENVYGAMVPEGKADVILSFEPVEALRYINYLKKGGLVFTNARPIPPVQVSMGLATYPTLEEMRKIVEEDFGGKFMAFDAEKLAMEAGNIVTTNVVLIGALSQTPGFPLSEEQIKEVIRISVPLKTIDVNMRAFELGVKAAKEMLGL, from the coding sequence ATGAAGGAGTACAACATCGTTATCACCGGAGTTGGCGGGCAGGGAATCCTCACCGCTGCCAACTTGCTCGGCTGGGCGGCCTTGGGGGCAGGCTACAAGGTTCGTGTCGGCGAGGTTCACGGAATGAGCCAGCGCTTTGGAAGCGTTATAGCCTACGTCCGCTTCGGCGAGAACGTGTACGGAGCTATGGTTCCCGAGGGGAAGGCCGATGTCATACTCTCCTTCGAGCCGGTAGAAGCCCTGCGCTACATTAACTACCTCAAGAAGGGTGGCCTCGTCTTTACCAATGCGAGGCCGATCCCGCCGGTTCAGGTCTCGATGGGACTCGCAACCTACCCAACGCTTGAGGAGATGAGGAAGATCGTTGAAGAGGACTTCGGCGGCAAGTTCATGGCCTTCGACGCCGAGAAGTTAGCTATGGAAGCAGGAAACATCGTTACCACAAATGTCGTCCTAATCGGTGCACTCAGCCAGACTCCGGGCTTCCCGCTTTCGGAGGAGCAGATAAAGGAGGTCATCAGGATCAGCGTCCCGCTGAAGACGATAGATGTCAACATGAGGGCCTTTGAGCTGGGAGTCAAAGCTGCCAAAGAGATGCTGGGACTTTGA
- a CDS encoding NUDIX domain-containing protein, whose protein sequence is MDRYVLLVKAPTEADVSSFRKEAKELAEKYGFKAELHRCIGLTVDAVIVYNNGVVLIKRKNEPFKDHYALPGGFVEYGETVEEALLREAKEETGLDVRPVKLVGVYSKPDRDPRGHTVTVAFLCIGEGEPKAGDDAKEVFVFPIEEALKLPLAFDHEEILRDALSLR, encoded by the coding sequence ATGGACAGGTACGTTCTCCTGGTTAAGGCCCCAACGGAAGCGGACGTCTCTTCCTTTAGAAAGGAAGCAAAGGAGCTAGCCGAAAAATACGGCTTTAAGGCAGAGCTCCACAGGTGCATAGGTCTTACTGTTGACGCGGTGATAGTTTACAACAACGGAGTTGTCCTGATAAAGCGGAAGAACGAGCCATTCAAAGACCACTACGCCCTTCCCGGGGGCTTTGTAGAATACGGTGAGACCGTTGAAGAGGCTCTTCTACGTGAGGCTAAGGAGGAAACGGGGCTTGACGTGAGGCCCGTCAAGCTGGTCGGCGTCTATTCAAAGCCCGACAGAGACCCAAGGGGACACACAGTAACGGTTGCTTTCCTCTGTATAGGGGAGGGAGAGCCGAAGGCGGGCGACGACGCCAAGGAAGTCTTCGTGTTCCCCATAGAAGAGGCCCTGAAGCTTCCGCTGGCATTTGACCATGAGGAGATACTTAGAGATGCTCTCAGCTTGAGGTGA
- a CDS encoding Gar1/Naf1 family protein, whose amino-acid sequence MKRLGVVSHYAKQGFLIVRTNWVPSLNEPVVDKELKPIGVVKDVFGPVNYPYVAVKPRVKDPEKYVGAVLYVGKREKGSKKAPRKGRASGKGKPSKNSKSYPEKGKNGKRSGPTPRRRG is encoded by the coding sequence ATGAAACGCCTAGGAGTTGTTTCTCACTACGCGAAGCAGGGCTTCCTCATAGTCAGGACAAACTGGGTGCCGTCCCTGAATGAGCCTGTTGTTGACAAGGAGCTGAAACCCATCGGAGTAGTCAAGGATGTTTTTGGTCCGGTTAATTATCCCTATGTCGCCGTTAAACCTCGGGTGAAGGATCCCGAGAAGTACGTTGGGGCGGTTCTCTACGTTGGCAAGCGGGAAAAGGGGAGCAAAAAGGCTCCCCGGAAGGGGAGGGCTAGTGGTAAAGGCAAACCCTCCAAGAACTCCAAGTCTTATCCTGAAAAGGGTAAGAATGGCAAGCGTTCCGGCCCCACCCCCAGGAGAAGGGGGTGA
- a CDS encoding carbohydrate kinase family protein, which produces MKCLVVGHVVRDVVKKGDNVLERLGGGAYYSALALSRFCDVEIFTSFSELPDEWIKELKSIGELHIVPSEETTTYELTYLDSNRRALKLLERASPLKGLPDGNYDIVIINPVAGEVPPALVAHAVGNFPLVAVDLQGFIRSPHPGEVGYLTLDGSFLKGVTVLHADVSEFQHLENFSPELVDVLLLSNGPEPGKAFLHGREYMFNSVRVDVDESTGAGDVFLGAFTGLYSQCPFVQALKRAVAFTALFLKKRHVDFPMEDVNRLAMEVEVKRV; this is translated from the coding sequence ATGAAGTGCCTCGTAGTTGGTCACGTTGTGAGGGACGTGGTTAAGAAAGGTGATAATGTTCTTGAAAGGCTTGGAGGCGGTGCTTATTATTCAGCACTTGCCCTCTCCAGGTTCTGCGATGTTGAGATATTCACTTCTTTCTCAGAACTCCCCGATGAGTGGATTAAAGAGCTAAAATCCATTGGAGAACTGCATATAGTTCCGTCCGAGGAAACGACCACTTACGAACTGACTTACCTGGACAGTAACAGGAGAGCGCTAAAACTTCTAGAGAGGGCGTCACCCCTCAAAGGACTTCCAGACGGAAACTACGACATAGTCATTATAAACCCCGTAGCGGGGGAAGTACCTCCTGCTCTGGTTGCCCATGCGGTCGGGAATTTTCCCCTCGTAGCGGTTGATTTGCAGGGGTTTATCCGTTCCCCTCATCCAGGCGAAGTCGGGTATCTAACGCTCGACGGCTCGTTCTTAAAGGGGGTAACTGTTCTCCACGCGGATGTGAGTGAGTTCCAACATCTAGAGAACTTCTCCCCGGAATTAGTGGACGTCCTTCTCCTCTCCAATGGACCAGAGCCGGGGAAAGCGTTCCTCCATGGGAGAGAGTACATGTTCAATTCAGTCCGAGTAGATGTAGATGAATCAACAGGAGCGGGAGACGTTTTTCTTGGAGCTTTTACTGGATTATACTCCCAGTGTCCTTTCGTGCAGGCCCTTAAGAGAGCCGTTGCTTTCACCGCACTGTTCCTCAAGAAAAGGCACGTTGATTTCCCAATGGAAGACGTTAACAGACTCGCAATGGAAGTTGAAGTGAAAAGGGTATAA
- the iorA gene encoding indolepyruvate ferredoxin oxidoreductase subunit alpha, which produces MAKVTDIVLWDKPGERVLLLGNHAIARGALEANIAVYAAYPGTPSSELTDTMAAVAKKAGVYMEYSTNEKVAFETALAAAWSGLRAMTAMKHVGLNVAADSFLSSVGMGVEGGFVIMVADDPSMWSSQNEQDTRVYAKFANVPVLEPSSPHEAKEMTKYAFELSEKFKHFVILRTTTRSSHARGDVILGELPEEIKSGKRKFGKFKKNPSRFVDVPSNARRFHPQILEKIEKIREELNNCPFNWIEGKEDAKVGIIAPGLSYAYVKEALAWLGVEDVKVLKLGTPFPVPYGLLEKFFDGLEKVLIVEELEPVVEEQVKTWAYDKGLRIPIHGKDLVPRVYEMTTRRAVEAIAKFLGLETPINFAEIDEKYEKVSQIVPPRPPSLCPACPHRNSFFAIRKAAGPKAIYPSDIGCYTLGVLPPLRTVDTTVAMGASIGIAHGLSIASNGSLAEEDHKSGKEKQIIVATIGDSTFFHTGLPALANAIYNRSNVLIVVLDNLVTAMTGDQPNPSTGQTPHGMGKRIPIEDVARAMGADFVAVVDPYDIKATYETVKKALQVEGVSVVVSRQVCALYKVGQMRRRGEKWPIYHVIEDKCTGCKICINAYGCPAIYWDAEKKKAKIDPTMCWGCGGCAQVCPFDAFVPMKEGE; this is translated from the coding sequence ATGGCGAAAGTTACCGACATAGTGTTGTGGGACAAGCCCGGGGAGAGGGTGCTACTCCTGGGCAACCACGCGATAGCGAGGGGAGCTCTCGAAGCGAACATAGCTGTTTACGCCGCCTATCCAGGAACGCCGAGTTCAGAGCTCACAGACACGATGGCGGCCGTCGCAAAGAAGGCAGGAGTTTACATGGAGTACTCGACCAACGAGAAGGTCGCCTTTGAGACGGCTTTAGCCGCAGCATGGAGCGGCCTCAGGGCAATGACGGCAATGAAGCACGTTGGTCTTAACGTCGCGGCCGACAGCTTCCTCAGCTCCGTTGGCATGGGTGTCGAGGGCGGCTTCGTCATAATGGTCGCGGACGACCCGAGTATGTGGTCTTCCCAGAACGAGCAGGACACGAGAGTTTACGCCAAGTTCGCCAACGTCCCGGTTCTCGAGCCGAGTTCACCGCACGAGGCAAAGGAGATGACGAAGTACGCCTTCGAGCTGAGCGAGAAGTTCAAGCACTTCGTTATCTTGAGAACCACGACCAGAAGCTCTCACGCTAGGGGAGATGTCATACTCGGCGAACTGCCCGAGGAGATAAAGAGTGGTAAGAGGAAGTTCGGGAAGTTCAAGAAGAACCCGAGCAGGTTCGTTGACGTCCCTTCCAACGCCAGAAGGTTCCACCCGCAGATACTTGAGAAGATAGAGAAGATCAGGGAAGAGCTGAACAACTGCCCGTTCAACTGGATAGAGGGCAAGGAAGATGCGAAGGTCGGCATCATCGCTCCCGGTTTAAGCTACGCCTACGTAAAGGAAGCCCTTGCCTGGCTTGGAGTCGAGGACGTCAAGGTTCTCAAGCTCGGAACGCCGTTCCCAGTGCCCTACGGCCTGCTTGAGAAGTTCTTCGACGGCCTTGAGAAAGTTCTCATAGTTGAGGAGCTCGAGCCTGTCGTCGAGGAACAGGTCAAGACCTGGGCCTACGATAAGGGCCTTAGAATTCCAATTCACGGAAAGGATCTCGTGCCGAGAGTTTATGAGATGACCACGAGGAGAGCCGTTGAGGCGATAGCCAAGTTCCTTGGCCTTGAAACTCCGATAAACTTCGCCGAGATCGACGAGAAGTACGAGAAGGTCTCTCAGATAGTTCCGCCGAGGCCACCTTCACTCTGTCCGGCGTGCCCGCACAGGAACAGCTTCTTCGCCATAAGGAAGGCGGCTGGTCCCAAGGCAATATACCCGAGCGACATAGGCTGTTACACCCTCGGAGTCCTCCCGCCGCTCAGAACCGTTGACACCACCGTTGCAATGGGTGCCTCTATCGGCATAGCCCACGGGCTCAGCATAGCCTCCAACGGTTCCCTCGCGGAGGAGGATCACAAGAGCGGAAAGGAGAAGCAGATTATAGTCGCCACAATCGGTGACTCGACCTTCTTCCACACGGGTCTTCCAGCCCTTGCCAACGCCATCTACAACCGCTCCAACGTTCTCATAGTCGTCCTCGACAATCTCGTCACCGCGATGACAGGCGACCAGCCCAACCCGAGCACAGGCCAGACACCGCACGGTATGGGTAAGAGGATACCGATAGAGGACGTCGCCAGGGCCATGGGCGCCGACTTCGTGGCAGTGGTTGACCCCTACGACATAAAGGCCACCTACGAGACGGTAAAGAAGGCCCTCCAGGTCGAGGGAGTGAGCGTCGTCGTCTCAAGGCAGGTCTGCGCCCTCTACAAGGTGGGCCAGATGAGGAGGAGAGGCGAGAAGTGGCCGATCTACCACGTCATTGAGGACAAGTGTACAGGCTGTAAGATATGTATCAACGCCTACGGCTGTCCGGCAATCTACTGGGACGCCGAGAAGAAGAAGGCCAAGATCGACCCGACGATGTGCTGGGGCTGCGGCGGATGTGCCCAGGTATGTCCGTTCGATGCGTTCGTGCCTATGAAGGAGGGTGAGTGA
- a CDS encoding inositol-3-phosphate synthase, whose protein sequence is MVRVVILGQGYVASIFASGLEKIKAGKMKPYGVPLADELPIKIKDIEIVGSYDVDSNKVGKDLYEVVKSYDPDAPESLKGITIRKGVHLGSLRNLPLTPTGLDDEMTLKEAVEHLVSEWKELKPDVFVNVCTTEAFTPFESREELEKAIEEDRKERLTATQLYVYAAAKYAKEVGGVAFVNAIPTLIANDPVYVELAKESNLVIFGDDGATGATPLTADVLSHLAQRNRYVLDIAQFNIGGNQDFLALTDEERNRSKEFTKSSIVEDILGYDAPHYIKPTGFLEPLDDKKFIAMHIEYVSFNGAHDEIVITGRINDSPALAGLLVDLVRLGKIAVDRKEFGTVYEVNAFYMKNPGPKEAKNIPRIIAHEKMRMWAGLKPKWL, encoded by the coding sequence ATGGTGAGGGTTGTAATTCTTGGACAGGGATACGTTGCAAGCATATTCGCAAGCGGGCTTGAGAAGATAAAGGCTGGGAAGATGAAGCCCTACGGCGTTCCGCTGGCCGATGAGCTCCCGATTAAGATAAAGGACATAGAAATCGTCGGTTCTTACGACGTTGACTCCAACAAGGTCGGAAAGGATCTCTACGAGGTTGTCAAAAGCTACGACCCCGATGCCCCAGAAAGCCTCAAGGGGATAACCATAAGGAAGGGCGTCCACCTCGGAAGCCTCAGAAACCTGCCGCTTACCCCAACTGGCCTCGACGACGAGATGACGCTTAAAGAGGCTGTTGAGCACCTCGTAAGCGAGTGGAAGGAGCTCAAGCCGGATGTTTTCGTCAACGTCTGCACCACCGAGGCCTTCACTCCCTTCGAGAGCAGGGAAGAGCTCGAGAAGGCCATCGAGGAGGACAGGAAGGAGAGGCTCACCGCCACACAGCTCTACGTCTATGCCGCCGCCAAGTACGCAAAGGAGGTCGGAGGGGTGGCCTTCGTCAACGCCATTCCAACCCTCATAGCCAACGACCCAGTTTACGTTGAGCTCGCGAAGGAGAGCAACCTGGTTATCTTCGGTGACGATGGAGCAACCGGTGCAACACCGCTTACCGCAGACGTTCTCAGCCACCTCGCCCAGAGGAACCGCTACGTTTTGGATATAGCCCAGTTCAACATCGGCGGCAACCAGGACTTCCTGGCCTTAACCGACGAGGAGAGGAACAGGAGCAAGGAGTTCACAAAGAGCTCAATCGTCGAGGACATCCTCGGCTACGACGCCCCCCACTACATCAAGCCCACAGGCTTCCTCGAGCCCCTCGACGACAAGAAGTTCATAGCGATGCACATCGAGTACGTCAGCTTCAACGGCGCCCACGACGAGATAGTCATCACCGGCAGGATAAACGACAGCCCTGCCCTCGCCGGTTTGCTCGTCGACCTCGTGAGGCTCGGTAAAATAGCAGTTGACAGGAAGGAGTTCGGAACGGTCTATGAAGTCAACGCCTTCTACATGAAGAACCCCGGCCCGAAGGAGGCCAAGAACATACCAAGGATAATCGCCCACGAGAAGATGCGCATGTGGGCTGGACTGAAGCCAAAGTGGCTCTAA
- a CDS encoding bifunctional L-myo-inositol-1-phosphate cytidylyltransferase/CDP-L-myo-inositol myo-inositolphosphotransferase has translation MAPETAVILAAGLGTRMGGRPKGLIRVAGREILYRTMALLKEHGVRKFVIVTNSKYAPLYREFIERHSFPAELIINPEPEKGNGHSLHLARGKVSGKFVLVMSDHVYSRDFIERAVRGEGLIADRKPRWVDTGEATKVQVKDGRVWKIGKGLDEWDAVDTGFFILDEGIFEVTEALERERDGDYSLSEAMERAGIPATFIDGLGWTDVDTPGDLKRARKMLVRTAVKGTGDGFISRHLNRRISTRISELLVENVTPNQMTVVTFLLGIVSGLTLLINLPLAGILYQLSSILDGVDGELARAQLRTSRLGGYVDSILDRYVDGSFLALLAYTTLREPLWYLIALLALLGSVMVSYSTERFKGAFCRDAYKEVSLLRKLPGKRDERVFLTMLFLLYPAEISVKALFLTLAVLTNVRVALTMYFIARKVSHPKTI, from the coding sequence ATGGCACCAGAGACCGCAGTAATCCTGGCGGCGGGCCTCGGGACGAGGATGGGCGGAAGGCCCAAGGGACTTATCAGGGTAGCCGGAAGGGAAATCCTGTACAGGACAATGGCCCTTCTCAAGGAGCACGGGGTGAGAAAGTTCGTGATAGTCACCAACAGTAAATACGCCCCCCTTTACCGGGAGTTCATCGAGAGACACTCCTTTCCGGCGGAGCTCATCATCAACCCAGAGCCCGAGAAGGGCAACGGCCACTCCCTCCACCTAGCTAGGGGAAAGGTTTCCGGAAAGTTCGTACTGGTAATGAGCGACCACGTCTACTCCAGGGACTTCATCGAACGGGCAGTGAGAGGGGAAGGACTTATAGCGGACAGGAAACCGAGATGGGTTGATACCGGCGAGGCAACTAAAGTCCAAGTAAAGGACGGAAGGGTGTGGAAGATCGGTAAAGGCCTCGATGAGTGGGACGCGGTCGATACCGGGTTTTTCATCCTCGATGAGGGCATCTTCGAAGTCACGGAAGCCCTCGAAAGAGAAAGGGACGGCGACTACTCCCTGAGCGAGGCCATGGAACGGGCAGGGATTCCAGCAACCTTCATTGACGGCCTCGGCTGGACGGATGTAGACACTCCAGGGGATCTGAAAAGAGCCAGGAAAATGCTGGTGAGGACGGCCGTGAAGGGAACTGGAGACGGGTTCATAAGCAGACATTTGAACAGGAGAATCTCAACGAGGATAAGCGAACTTCTGGTGGAGAATGTTACGCCAAACCAGATGACAGTGGTAACGTTCCTCTTAGGCATCGTATCGGGGCTAACTCTTCTCATAAACCTTCCCTTAGCCGGAATACTCTATCAGCTCAGCTCAATCCTCGACGGCGTTGACGGGGAGCTGGCGAGGGCCCAACTCAGGACGAGCAGGCTCGGTGGCTACGTTGATTCAATCCTCGACCGCTACGTTGACGGGAGCTTCCTGGCACTGCTGGCCTACACAACGCTCAGAGAACCGCTCTGGTATCTAATTGCCCTCTTAGCCCTCCTCGGCTCGGTGATGGTAAGCTACTCTACGGAGAGGTTCAAGGGAGCCTTCTGCAGGGATGCCTACAAAGAAGTTTCTCTCCTTAGAAAACTTCCCGGGAAGAGGGACGAGAGGGTTTTCCTGACGATGCTCTTCCTTCTGTATCCGGCTGAAATCTCGGTAAAGGCCCTCTTCCTGACCCTTGCCGTGCTGACTAACGTTAGGGTCGCCCTCACGATGTATTTTATTGCCCGGAAAGTTTCACATCCGAAAACTATTTAA
- a CDS encoding Mth938-like domain-containing protein, with amino-acid sequence MMLEYPAFGRITVNGTTYEHDIVVYPSGRIERRKKEISKRKHGTSHKLDPEELKEYLTEDFDVLVVGTGMYGMLSLLPESRELVKEKEVLELPTGKAVEIFNDLQKKKRVLGIFHVTC; translated from the coding sequence ATGATGCTCGAATACCCTGCTTTTGGCAGAATAACCGTGAACGGAACCACCTACGAGCACGACATCGTCGTTTATCCAAGCGGGAGAATCGAGCGCAGGAAGAAGGAGATAAGCAAGCGAAAACACGGAACGAGTCACAAGCTCGATCCCGAAGAGTTAAAGGAGTATCTCACTGAAGACTTCGATGTTCTCGTTGTGGGGACTGGGATGTACGGTATGCTCTCCCTCCTTCCGGAGAGCAGGGAACTTGTGAAGGAGAAAGAAGTCCTTGAACTCCCAACTGGAAAGGCCGTTGAAATCTTTAATGACCTCCAGAAAAAGAAAAGGGTGCTGGGAATATTCCACGTTACTTGCTGA
- a CDS encoding metal-dependent hydrolase: MVKVKFLGHAAFLIEGSKKILIDPFLSGNPQTAVKPEEVEADIILVTHAHGDHVGDAIGIARRSGAKIVAMYDVANYISQQASDVETVGMNYGPTEIDGVFIVQVPAWHSSSDGVHSIGNASGFIVKLDGVTIYHAGDTFVFSDMALFNELYGPIDVALLPIGGHFTMGPREAAKAVELLKPRKVVPMHYNTWPPIAQDPEEFKKLVGDKAEVVILKPGEELKL, from the coding sequence ATGGTAAAGGTGAAGTTCCTGGGCCACGCTGCCTTTCTGATCGAGGGTAGCAAGAAGATACTCATAGACCCCTTCCTCAGCGGCAACCCTCAGACGGCCGTTAAGCCCGAGGAAGTCGAGGCAGACATAATCCTGGTAACCCACGCCCACGGCGACCACGTTGGGGACGCCATAGGGATAGCAAGGAGAAGCGGAGCGAAGATAGTTGCCATGTACGACGTTGCCAACTACATCTCCCAACAGGCGAGCGATGTAGAGACCGTTGGAATGAACTACGGACCAACAGAGATAGACGGAGTCTTCATCGTCCAGGTTCCGGCCTGGCACTCCAGTAGCGATGGGGTACACAGCATAGGCAACGCCTCAGGATTCATAGTGAAGCTCGACGGAGTTACCATCTACCACGCCGGAGACACATTCGTGTTCTCCGACATGGCGCTCTTCAACGAGCTCTACGGCCCGATTGACGTTGCCCTCCTCCCGATAGGCGGACACTTCACGATGGGGCCAAGGGAAGCCGCCAAAGCAGTCGAGCTCCTCAAGCCGAGGAAGGTTGTTCCGATGCACTACAACACCTGGCCGCCGATCGCCCAGGATCCCGAGGAGTTCAAGAAGCTCGTCGGTGACAAGGCCGAAGTTGTTATCCTCAAGCCCGGAGAAGAGCTTAAGCTTTGA
- a CDS encoding DUF402 domain-containing protein, producing the protein MPGKIHLIYRRIPNRVIERDDELIEDLGNIVVAKSKFEGMLAPLSVNGVEVIENGYSMVYFAFVGEHYDVLKVYDNEGNFKGLYIDVLDYTKRRGNTIEMLDLFLDIFVFPDGKAFLLDEDELEMALLHGLVDRKTFDFAYSVARELLEKIMRGKFPPQIVWGYGL; encoded by the coding sequence ATACCCGGAAAAATCCATCTCATTTACAGGCGCATCCCAAACAGGGTCATTGAGAGGGACGACGAGCTTATTGAGGATCTTGGAAATATCGTCGTAGCAAAGTCGAAGTTCGAGGGTATGTTGGCCCCTCTCTCAGTGAACGGCGTTGAGGTTATTGAAAATGGTTACTCTATGGTGTACTTCGCCTTTGTCGGGGAGCACTACGATGTGCTAAAAGTGTATGACAATGAGGGGAACTTCAAGGGGCTTTACATAGACGTATTGGACTATACAAAGAGGCGTGGGAATACAATTGAAATGCTTGATTTATTCCTTGACATATTCGTGTTTCCCGATGGTAAGGCGTTTCTCTTGGATGAAGACGAGCTTGAGATGGCTCTTCTCCATGGTCTGGTTGATAGGAAAACATTCGACTTTGCGTACAGTGTTGCCCGTGAACTACTCGAAAAGATCATGAGGGGAAAGTTTCCGCCGCAGATTGTATGGGGCTATGGCCTGTGA